In a genomic window of Thermosynechococcus sp. CL-1:
- the rpmH gene encoding 50S ribosomal protein L34, which yields MTQRTLGGTVRKRKRTSGFRARMRTKSGQNVIKARRRKGRARLAV from the coding sequence ATGACGCAACGTACACTGGGCGGCACTGTCCGCAAACGTAAACGCACCTCTGGGTTCCGGGCGCGCATGCGTACCAAATCCGGTCAGAACGTGATTAAGGCACGGCGGCGTAAAGGGCGGGCACGGCTGGCCGTCTAG